A DNA window from Bacteroidota bacterium contains the following coding sequences:
- a CDS encoding NFACT RNA binding domain-containing protein, protein MHASYFTLRAWIQELRPLLSGALLEEAFTQESEELRLIWALSDGGTLTLRFCLHPARLYAAPRWGRDRRRRNVKGFFQSLWGLSLSELFIAERDRLLHFVFDTPQGPLRLHVHLYRQNGNVFLEQEGIVQEAFLQTELWRARPWPGAKPASDPQTYEAFASAFCAEPGEAQRAFQRAVPLADRLIAKEALWRAGVDPEQIRPEADESVRRIWLAWCALRESWRFPEPRIYAHATGPYFALGPMRHLEAQGAHPEPFDSVGTALQAFAGRFWERLAFQGLFSELEARLARELSRLQAAEEALTRELGEPDRSARYAQWGHLLLIHAQALPRGLEEAELEDLFSGGRTRIPLDPQLSASENAQRYYEKARRAQEARLQAEKRLLAVRARRATLQEAQLALRRCRTVRDLKRWIRAHAEREEGSAKALPFRRIPLGEGYEAWVGRSAKQNELLLNRYARPHDLWLHVQGLSGAHVIVKRTQAQKAPPHKIIQAAAEIAAYFSQARKAERVPVWVAERRHVRKPKGALPGHVLLERGQTVFVKPRPPEP, encoded by the coding sequence ATGCATGCGAGCTACTTCACCCTGCGCGCCTGGATCCAAGAACTGCGGCCCCTGCTGAGCGGAGCCCTGCTGGAGGAGGCCTTCACGCAGGAGTCAGAGGAGCTGCGCCTGATCTGGGCGCTTTCGGATGGCGGTACGCTTACGCTTCGCTTCTGCCTGCATCCGGCCCGGCTGTACGCCGCCCCACGTTGGGGGCGCGATCGCAGGCGGCGCAACGTAAAGGGCTTCTTTCAGAGCCTTTGGGGGCTAAGTCTTTCGGAGTTGTTCATAGCCGAGCGGGATCGCCTGCTGCACTTCGTCTTCGATACCCCACAGGGCCCCCTGCGGCTGCATGTGCACCTGTATAGGCAAAACGGAAACGTCTTTCTGGAGCAGGAGGGGATCGTTCAGGAGGCTTTCCTGCAGACTGAGCTTTGGCGCGCTCGGCCATGGCCCGGGGCCAAACCGGCTTCGGATCCCCAGACGTACGAGGCGTTCGCCTCCGCCTTCTGCGCCGAACCCGGGGAGGCGCAACGGGCTTTTCAACGGGCTGTGCCCCTGGCGGATCGCCTGATCGCGAAGGAAGCCCTCTGGCGTGCGGGCGTGGATCCGGAACAGATACGCCCGGAGGCGGACGAAAGCGTGCGGCGCATCTGGCTTGCCTGGTGCGCGCTGCGCGAGTCGTGGCGCTTTCCGGAGCCCCGCATATACGCGCACGCAACGGGGCCTTACTTCGCCCTGGGGCCTATGCGGCACCTGGAGGCCCAGGGAGCCCATCCGGAGCCCTTCGACTCCGTGGGAACTGCCCTGCAGGCCTTTGCGGGGCGGTTTTGGGAGCGGCTGGCCTTCCAGGGGCTTTTCTCGGAGCTCGAGGCGCGCTTGGCGAGGGAACTTAGCCGCCTACAGGCCGCCGAGGAGGCCTTAACGCGGGAACTGGGCGAACCGGATCGAAGCGCACGTTACGCGCAATGGGGGCATCTGCTGCTCATCCACGCGCAGGCACTTCCTAGGGGCTTAGAGGAGGCTGAGCTGGAGGACCTCTTCTCAGGGGGCCGGACGCGCATTCCCCTAGATCCGCAGCTGTCGGCATCGGAGAACGCCCAGCGCTACTACGAGAAGGCGCGCCGGGCTCAGGAAGCGCGCCTACAGGCCGAAAAACGATTGCTTGCGGTGCGCGCGCGGCGCGCGACGCTGCAGGAGGCTCAGCTTGCGCTGCGACGCTGTCGAACGGTCCGGGACCTAAAACGCTGGATCCGGGCCCACGCAGAGCGAGAGGAGGGCTCAGCGAAGGCGCTTCCGTTCCGGCGCATTCCCTTAGGAGAGGGCTACGAGGCGTGGGTGGGTCGGAGCGCCAAGCAAAACGAGCTGCTTCTGAACCGCTATGCCCGGCCTCATGATCTGTGGCTGCACGTTCAAGGCCTATCAGGGGCCCATGTTATCGTAAAACGGACCCAGGCGCAGAAAGCCCCGCCGCACAAGATCATACAGGCGGCCGCCGAGATCGCAGCCTACTTTAGCCAGGCCCGGAAGGCCGAGCGCGTTCCGGTTTGGGTGGCGGAACGACGCCATGTGCGCAAACCCAAAGGCGCTCTCCCTGGGCATGTGCTCCTGGAGCGCGGGCAGACGGTGTTCGTCAAGCCCCGACCTCCGGAGCCCTGA
- the sufD gene encoding Fe-S cluster assembly protein SufD: MSALLLDKRAPEVQTLRELSDRLREPAWLRAKRRQAFDALEALPLPQLRSRRLELDWRAFEVLLPTDAPRFEGRRARLRLRNGMPIEESGSELPRGVVVLDLETATERMPELLARYFQRAVQPHEDRMTALNAAFRLGGVVIYVPEGVEVPEPILLEQEFTEPGVALFPYTLLIAAPGSRLVVIDELRSPSLERSALTSGIVEIFAEASSSVQYVGIQRWGAHVLDFSTRALHAHRDAAVRWVNVSLGARLSRVAVRGHLLEPGVAADLLGLYVADADRYIEHDTLQDHVAPHTMSDLLFKGVLRDHAVSVYSGLIRVHPKAQKTNAYQANRNLLLSRQARADSIPMLEIEANDVRCTHGASLGPVDEEHLFYMMARGLRREEAEHLIVLGFLQEVLERIPIERVRQEILDELEAIVFRSA; encoded by the coding sequence ATGTCCGCCCTTTTGCTCGATAAGCGCGCCCCTGAGGTCCAGACGCTGCGGGAGCTATCGGATCGGCTTCGGGAGCCGGCCTGGCTGCGCGCCAAACGCCGCCAGGCTTTCGACGCCCTGGAGGCGCTTCCGTTGCCTCAGCTGCGCAGCCGACGCTTGGAGCTAGACTGGCGCGCTTTTGAGGTGCTGCTGCCCACGGATGCGCCCCGCTTTGAGGGCCGGCGGGCGCGGCTTCGGCTGCGCAACGGGATGCCCATAGAAGAGTCGGGCTCCGAGCTGCCCCGCGGGGTGGTGGTGCTGGATCTTGAAACCGCTACAGAGCGGATGCCCGAGCTGCTGGCCCGTTACTTTCAGCGCGCCGTGCAGCCCCACGAAGATCGGATGACCGCCCTGAACGCGGCCTTTCGGCTCGGCGGGGTGGTCATTTATGTGCCCGAGGGCGTCGAGGTGCCCGAACCCATCCTGCTTGAGCAGGAGTTCACCGAGCCCGGCGTGGCCCTTTTCCCCTACACCCTGCTGATCGCCGCACCGGGCTCCCGGTTGGTCGTGATCGACGAGCTGCGAAGTCCCAGTCTAGAGCGGTCCGCGCTGACCTCTGGGATCGTGGAGATCTTCGCCGAGGCCTCCAGTTCCGTCCAATACGTGGGTATTCAGCGCTGGGGGGCGCATGTGCTGGATTTTAGCACGCGCGCCCTGCACGCGCACCGAGATGCGGCCGTCCGATGGGTTAACGTCTCCTTAGGGGCTCGTCTGAGCCGGGTCGCCGTCCGGGGGCACCTGCTTGAGCCCGGCGTGGCGGCGGATTTGCTGGGGCTTTACGTGGCCGACGCCGACCGTTACATCGAACACGATACCTTGCAGGACCACGTGGCCCCGCATACCATGAGCGATCTCCTGTTCAAGGGCGTGCTGCGCGACCATGCCGTATCCGTCTACAGCGGTCTTATCCGCGTGCACCCCAAGGCCCAGAAGACCAACGCTTATCAGGCCAACCGGAACCTGCTCCTGAGCCGGCAGGCTCGAGCCGACTCGATCCCGATGTTGGAGATCGAGGCCAATGATGTGCGCTGTACCCATGGGGCCAGCTTGGGGCCGGTCGATGAGGAGCACCTGTTCTACATGATGGCCCGAGGGCTGCGACGCGAAGAGGCCGAGCACCTGATCGTGCTGGGCTTCCTGCAGGAGGTGCTGGAGCGCATCCCGATTGAACGCGTCCGGCAGGAGATTCTAGACGAGCTGGAAGCGATCGTCTTCCGGTCGGCATAA
- the sufC gene encoding Fe-S cluster assembly ATPase SufC, whose translation MADLDIRDLRVSVEGNEILKGVSLSVNKGEIHAIMGPNGSGKSTLAYALMGHPFYEVTGGEVYFKGQNVLELEPDERARLGLFLAFQYPQEIPGVTVSKFLRAAVNARRQALGLEPYGPYEFGLILNEKMEQLRIDPSFAFRALNEGFSGGEKKRMEILQMSLLAPEMAILDETDSGLDIDALRIVADGVNALAGPDMGVLVITHYQRLLNYIQPHFVHVLMDGRIVRSGGPELALELEARGYDWLRAELESTAAA comes from the coding sequence ATGGCTGATCTGGACATTCGCGATCTGCGCGTCTCCGTTGAGGGCAATGAAATCCTTAAGGGCGTGAGCTTGTCCGTTAACAAAGGCGAAATCCACGCCATCATGGGGCCCAACGGATCGGGTAAAAGCACCCTGGCTTACGCCCTCATGGGCCATCCCTTCTATGAGGTCACGGGCGGAGAGGTTTACTTCAAAGGGCAAAACGTTTTGGAGCTTGAGCCTGACGAGCGGGCCCGTTTGGGCCTTTTCCTGGCCTTTCAGTATCCGCAGGAGATCCCCGGGGTTACGGTCTCGAAGTTTCTGCGCGCGGCCGTCAACGCCCGCCGGCAGGCGCTGGGCCTGGAGCCCTATGGTCCGTATGAGTTCGGGCTCATCTTAAACGAGAAGATGGAGCAGCTGCGCATCGATCCCAGCTTCGCTTTTCGGGCTCTTAATGAGGGCTTCTCCGGAGGGGAAAAGAAACGCATGGAGATCCTGCAGATGAGCCTGTTAGCGCCCGAAATGGCCATCCTGGACGAGACGGATTCGGGGTTGGATATCGACGCCTTGCGCATCGTGGCCGATGGGGTAAACGCCCTGGCCGGTCCGGACATGGGCGTGCTGGTGATCACGCATTACCAGCGGCTTTTGAACTACATCCAACCGCACTTCGTGCACGTGCTCATGGATGGCCGCATCGTGCGCTCCGGAGGTCCAGAGCTCGCCCTGGAGCTGGAGGCGCGCGGCTACGACTGGCTGCGGGCCGAATTGGAGTCCACGGCCGCAGCCTAA
- a CDS encoding pyruvate dehydrogenase complex E1 component subunit beta — protein MAIMEFREAIRLAMIEEMERDERVFLMGEEVGLYDGAYKVSKGMLERFGPMRVVDTPISEAGFAGIGIGAAMVGLRPIIEFMTWNFSLVAMDQLVNHAASILYMSGGQFPIPIVFRGPNGAAGQLGATHSRSLEATYAHWPGLKVVTPSTPADAKGLLKSAIRDDNPVLVLESELMYSMKGEVPEDPDFLIPLGVGEIKRPGRDVTVVAHSKSYHLARMAAQELEKDGIDVEIIDPRTIRPLDIDLIVSSVKKTNRLVIIDECAPFGGVASEIAYQVQLRAFDYLDAPIVRITTKDTPAPYAKNLYEYWMPRLDEAIEAIKKVLYR, from the coding sequence ATGGCGATCATGGAGTTCCGAGAGGCCATCCGTTTGGCCATGATCGAGGAAATGGAGCGCGATGAGCGCGTCTTCCTCATGGGCGAGGAGGTCGGCCTCTACGACGGCGCCTACAAGGTGAGCAAGGGCATGCTGGAGCGCTTCGGCCCGATGCGCGTGGTGGACACCCCGATCTCGGAGGCCGGCTTTGCCGGAATCGGCATCGGGGCGGCCATGGTGGGGCTGCGGCCTATTATCGAGTTTATGACTTGGAATTTTTCCCTCGTGGCCATGGATCAGCTCGTCAACCACGCGGCCAGCATCCTGTACATGAGCGGCGGGCAGTTTCCGATCCCGATCGTCTTCCGCGGACCCAACGGGGCGGCGGGCCAACTGGGGGCCACGCATTCTCGTTCCTTGGAGGCCACCTATGCGCACTGGCCTGGCCTTAAAGTGGTAACCCCTTCGACCCCTGCCGACGCCAAGGGGCTTCTGAAGTCCGCCATTCGGGACGACAACCCTGTTCTGGTCCTGGAAAGCGAACTCATGTACAGCATGAAGGGCGAGGTGCCCGAGGATCCGGACTTTCTCATTCCGCTGGGCGTGGGGGAGATCAAACGCCCCGGCCGCGACGTGACCGTGGTGGCGCATTCGAAGAGCTATCACCTGGCCCGGATGGCCGCTCAAGAGCTGGAAAAAGACGGCATAGACGTCGAAATCATCGACCCCCGCACGATCCGGCCCTTGGATATCGACCTTATCGTGTCTTCGGTCAAAAAAACCAACCGGCTCGTTATCATCGACGAGTGCGCCCCCTTCGGGGGCGTGGCCAGCGAGATCGCCTATCAGGTGCAGCTGCGCGCCTTCGATTACCTGGACGCGCCCATCGTGCGCATCACCACCAAGGACACGCCCGCCCCATACGCCAAGAATCTCTACGAGTATTGGATGCCGCGCCTGGATGAGGCGATCGAGGCCATCAAAAAGGTGCTTTACCGCTAA
- the sufB gene encoding Fe-S cluster assembly protein SufB, whose translation MSETRLLETLREDYAERYGFRDEAIYVYEAPRGLSRRIVEEISAIKNEPEWMRQFRLRAYEIFCKKPMPTWGADLSGVDFDKIVYYARPTDRPARSWDEVPEYIKRTFERLGIPEAERKFLAGVEAQYDSESVYSNVREDLARMGVIFCSTDEAVQRYPDLVREYIGTVVSIADNKFAALNSAVWSGGTFIYVPPGVRVEFPLQAYFRINREAMGQFERTLIIADEGSFVHYVEGCTAPVYTEDSLHAAVVEIIVKRGARVRYTTIQNWSNNVYNLVTKRAFAYEEATMEWVDCNIGSKVTMKYPAVYLLGRGAHGEVLSMAFAGDGQHQDTGAKMVHRAPHTTSLVQSKSISKGTGRASYRGLLKVYPGAEHVKANVSCDALLLHEVSRTDTYPTMEIQEQNVHIGHEATVSKVGDEQIFYLMSRGLSEEEAVTMIVNGFIEPIVKELPMEYAVEMNRLIALEMEGSVG comes from the coding sequence ATGAGCGAGACGAGGCTGCTTGAGACGCTGCGTGAAGATTACGCCGAGCGATACGGATTTCGGGACGAAGCCATCTACGTGTATGAGGCCCCTCGAGGGCTTTCGCGTCGCATCGTGGAGGAGATCTCCGCGATCAAAAACGAGCCCGAATGGATGCGCCAGTTTCGGCTTCGCGCCTATGAGATCTTCTGTAAAAAGCCCATGCCCACTTGGGGGGCGGACCTTTCGGGGGTCGATTTCGACAAGATCGTCTACTATGCGCGCCCCACGGACCGCCCGGCCCGCTCTTGGGATGAGGTCCCGGAGTACATCAAGCGCACCTTCGAGCGGCTCGGCATCCCGGAGGCGGAGCGCAAGTTCCTGGCCGGCGTGGAGGCCCAGTACGATTCCGAATCCGTGTACTCGAACGTTCGGGAGGATCTGGCCCGCATGGGCGTGATCTTCTGCTCCACCGATGAGGCCGTGCAGCGCTATCCAGACCTGGTGCGCGAGTATATCGGCACCGTGGTCTCGATCGCCGATAATAAGTTCGCCGCCTTGAACTCAGCCGTCTGGTCGGGCGGCACCTTCATTTACGTGCCCCCGGGCGTGCGCGTGGAGTTTCCCCTGCAGGCCTACTTCCGGATCAACCGGGAGGCCATGGGCCAGTTTGAGCGCACGCTCATCATCGCCGACGAGGGCTCCTTTGTGCACTACGTCGAGGGCTGCACGGCCCCGGTCTACACGGAGGACTCCCTGCATGCGGCCGTGGTGGAGATCATCGTCAAGCGAGGGGCGCGAGTGCGCTATACCACGATTCAGAACTGGTCCAATAACGTTTACAACCTGGTCACCAAGCGCGCTTTCGCCTACGAAGAGGCCACGATGGAGTGGGTCGATTGCAACATCGGCTCCAAGGTCACGATGAAGTATCCGGCCGTTTACCTGTTGGGCAGGGGCGCGCACGGCGAGGTGCTCTCGATGGCCTTCGCCGGAGACGGCCAACACCAGGATACGGGCGCCAAGATGGTCCACCGCGCCCCGCACACGACTTCGCTTGTGCAGTCCAAGTCGATCTCCAAGGGCACGGGCCGGGCTAGCTACCGAGGTCTACTCAAGGTCTATCCGGGCGCCGAGCACGTGAAGGCCAACGTCTCTTGCGACGCCCTGCTGCTGCATGAGGTTTCGCGAACGGACACGTACCCCACGATGGAGATCCAGGAGCAAAACGTGCACATCGGCCATGAGGCCACGGTCTCCAAAGTGGGCGATGAGCAGATCTTCTACCTGATGAGCCGGGGGCTTTCTGAAGAGGAGGCCGTTACGATGATCGTAAACGGCTTCATCGAGCCCATCGTCAAGGAGCTCCCCATGGAGTACGCCGTGGAGATGAACCGGCTCATCGCTCTGGAGATGGAGGGATCCGTTGGATAA
- the pdhA gene encoding pyruvate dehydrogenase (acetyl-transferring) E1 component subunit alpha, which translates to MTDGTPTRTQAQFASSHTAELTPSLVGATYSHRDIGLSDEQVRAMYRLMLLQRRFEEAAAKAYGERKISGFLHLYIGQEAVSTAAEFAIRPDDYVISAYRDHGIALARGVSARACMAELFGKVTGCSRGKGGSMHYFSKEHNFLGGHGIVGGQIPIGTGVAWAIKYRGEERVCLTFMGDGAVAQGVFHESLNMAMLWRLPVVYIIENNEYGMGTAVSRAHATPDLARRALAYGMPSAQIDGMNVFEVYRGVKEAVERARREHMPSLLEVKTYRYRGHSMSDPGTYRTKEEVEAHRKRDPIVNLRHYMLEAGLATEADLEAIEREVRAEIEDAVAFAESSPLPPIESLYEDVYTDPDYPFLA; encoded by the coding sequence ATGACAGACGGAACGCCTACGCGCACGCAGGCCCAGTTCGCCTCCTCGCACACAGCCGAGCTAACCCCCTCCTTGGTCGGGGCCACGTATTCGCATCGGGACATCGGCCTATCGGATGAGCAAGTCCGGGCCATGTACCGGCTTATGCTGCTCCAGCGGCGCTTTGAGGAGGCCGCGGCCAAGGCCTACGGGGAGCGCAAGATCTCAGGTTTCCTGCATCTGTACATCGGACAAGAAGCCGTATCAACTGCGGCGGAGTTCGCGATTCGGCCCGATGATTACGTGATCTCCGCGTACCGGGACCATGGCATCGCGCTGGCCCGAGGCGTAAGCGCGCGCGCCTGCATGGCTGAGCTTTTCGGCAAAGTTACGGGCTGCAGCCGCGGCAAGGGCGGTTCTATGCACTACTTTTCCAAAGAGCACAACTTCTTAGGGGGGCATGGCATCGTAGGCGGGCAGATCCCGATCGGCACCGGCGTGGCGTGGGCCATCAAGTACCGCGGGGAAGAGAGGGTCTGTCTTACCTTCATGGGCGACGGGGCGGTGGCGCAGGGAGTTTTTCACGAATCGCTCAACATGGCCATGCTGTGGCGGCTGCCCGTAGTCTACATCATCGAAAACAACGAATACGGCATGGGCACGGCCGTCTCGCGGGCCCACGCCACCCCGGATTTGGCGCGCCGAGCCCTAGCCTACGGCATGCCCAGCGCCCAGATCGACGGCATGAACGTCTTCGAGGTCTACCGGGGCGTTAAGGAAGCCGTTGAGCGCGCCCGACGGGAGCATATGCCTTCCCTGTTGGAGGTGAAAACCTATCGTTACCGCGGGCACTCTATGTCCGATCCCGGCACATATCGGACCAAAGAGGAAGTGGAGGCCCATCGCAAACGGGATCCTATCGTAAACCTTCGCCACTACATGCTAGAGGCCGGACTGGCCACGGAGGCAGATCTAGAGGCGATCGAACGCGAAGTGCGCGCCGAAATCGAAGACGCCGTGGCCTTCGCCGAGTCCAGTCCGCTTCCTCCGATCGAGTCCCTGTATGAGGACGTCTACACCGATCCCGATTATCCGTTCTTAGCCTAA
- a CDS encoding TPM domain-containing protein: MRILCGPLLLCGLLGRAVWAQQPPIPEPSGRWVTDWGQILSPDQEARLEAKLRAYADSTSTQVVIVTVPTVGQWEIAQFATELGQRWGVGQRGYDNGAVILVAVRDRRVFIAIGRGLEGLVPDALAFRIYRHILRPAFQRGAYYEGLDRAVDALFEATQGAFRAPPAPPDADPDLNRIALLVLIIMIALAFVLFSDGGREGRAYRRRRGYWHGGPIFIPGGWGAWSGRGGGLSGGGFRGGGGGFGGGGAGGSW; the protein is encoded by the coding sequence ATGCGCATCCTGTGCGGACCTCTGCTTCTGTGCGGCCTTCTTGGACGGGCCGTCTGGGCGCAGCAACCTCCCATACCGGAGCCCTCAGGCCGATGGGTGACGGATTGGGGGCAAATCCTGAGCCCGGACCAAGAGGCGCGCCTGGAGGCCAAACTGCGCGCCTACGCGGACAGCACCTCCACGCAAGTCGTGATCGTGACCGTGCCCACGGTGGGCCAGTGGGAAATCGCCCAATTCGCCACGGAGCTTGGTCAGCGTTGGGGTGTGGGCCAGCGGGGCTACGACAACGGCGCGGTGATCCTGGTCGCCGTGCGCGACCGGCGCGTCTTCATCGCCATCGGCCGCGGCCTGGAGGGCCTCGTGCCGGATGCCTTAGCCTTCCGCATATACCGCCACATTCTGCGCCCGGCCTTTCAGCGCGGGGCCTATTATGAGGGATTAGATCGCGCCGTAGACGCCCTGTTTGAAGCCACGCAAGGCGCCTTTCGGGCTCCTCCAGCGCCTCCGGATGCGGATCCCGATCTGAACCGCATCGCGTTGCTTGTGCTCATCATCATGATCGCGCTCGCCTTTGTGCTTTTCTCCGACGGCGGGCGCGAAGGGAGAGCCTACCGCCGAAGGCGAGGCTATTGGCATGGAGGGCCCATCTTCATCCCCGGCGGATGGGGCGCATGGAGCGGGCGGGGAGGTGGCCTCAGCGGTGGGGGGTTTCGCGGCGGCGGAGGCGGTTTCGGGGGCGGCGGGGCCGGAGGGAGCTGGTAA
- a CDS encoding pyruvate dehydrogenase complex dihydrolipoamide acetyltransferase: MAIVIRMPKMSDTMEEGVLVAWLKREGERIEPGDVIAEVETDKATMELEAFDSGVLLKQIAQPGQAIPLGGVIAILGEPGEDISAILAELEGAPKAPAPGLAAEADSEPSPPPDGRAAQQTSPERIKASPLARRMAREAGIPLEAISGTGPEGRIIKRDVEAAVARLRELVPQIEEAPALKADFEAIPISPMRKTIARRLGQSVNTAPHFYLSIDVDAQPLLAARERLNAISPVRISVNDFITKACALALRRHPEINASWAETEIRRYHAVHIAIAVAIEEGLVTPVIRDADRKGMAEIAREAQALIDRAHNRQLKPEDLEGSTFTTSNLGMFGIESFTAIINPPNACILAIGAIRDVPVVEGDRVVPGKRMRLTLSCDHRVVDGAMGARFLNTLKGLLENPLAMLL, translated from the coding sequence ATGGCGATCGTGATCCGCATGCCGAAGATGAGCGACACGATGGAGGAGGGCGTGCTCGTCGCTTGGCTTAAACGCGAGGGAGAACGCATAGAACCCGGAGACGTGATCGCCGAGGTGGAAACGGATAAGGCCACGATGGAGCTGGAGGCCTTTGACTCGGGAGTGCTGCTTAAGCAGATCGCCCAACCCGGGCAGGCCATCCCCCTAGGCGGTGTGATCGCCATCTTGGGCGAGCCTGGAGAGGACATCTCCGCGATATTGGCCGAGCTAGAAGGCGCCCCGAAGGCCCCGGCTCCGGGTCTGGCTGCGGAGGCGGACTCGGAACCGAGCCCGCCTCCCGACGGAAGAGCGGCACAGCAAACGTCCCCCGAACGCATCAAAGCCTCTCCCCTTGCGCGCCGCATGGCCCGCGAAGCCGGCATTCCGCTGGAGGCCATTTCGGGCACGGGCCCGGAGGGCCGCATCATCAAGCGCGACGTCGAGGCCGCCGTGGCGCGGCTTCGGGAGCTGGTGCCGCAGATCGAAGAGGCGCCGGCCCTGAAGGCCGACTTTGAGGCCATCCCGATTAGCCCGATGCGCAAGACCATCGCTCGACGCCTCGGCCAGAGCGTGAACACCGCTCCTCACTTCTACCTGTCCATCGACGTCGACGCCCAACCCTTGCTTGCGGCCCGAGAACGGCTTAACGCGATCAGCCCGGTGCGCATCTCCGTAAACGACTTCATCACCAAGGCCTGCGCGCTGGCGCTCAGGCGGCATCCGGAGATCAACGCCTCGTGGGCCGAGACGGAGATCCGCCGCTACCATGCCGTCCACATCGCCATCGCCGTCGCAATCGAAGAGGGGCTGGTAACGCCGGTCATCCGAGACGCCGATCGCAAAGGCATGGCCGAAATCGCGCGCGAGGCACAAGCGCTCATCGACCGCGCCCACAACCGACAGCTTAAGCCCGAAGACCTGGAGGGGAGCACGTTTACCACCTCCAACCTGGGCATGTTCGGAATCGAATCCTTTACCGCCATCATCAACCCGCCTAACGCCTGCATCCTGGCCATCGGGGCCATTCGGGATGTGCCCGTGGTGGAAGGCGACCGGGTGGTCCCCGGAAAGCGGATGCGCCTTACCCTCTCATGCGACCACCGGGTGGTGGACGGGGCCATGGGGGCCCGTTTCTTAAACACGCTAAAGGGCCTTCTGGAAAACCCGCTGGCCATGCTTCTGTAA
- a CDS encoding DUF2905 domain-containing protein translates to MSEQLGKTLVLIGLGLVALGSLLWLLGRLPWFGNLPGDIHIERPGWRLSILLGTSLLLSILLTLLLNMIGRR, encoded by the coding sequence ATGTCCGAACAGCTCGGCAAGACCCTCGTGCTGATAGGGCTGGGCCTGGTGGCCCTGGGATCGCTACTGTGGCTGCTGGGACGTTTGCCCTGGTTTGGCAATCTGCCCGGGGATATCCACATTGAGCGTCCGGGCTGGCGTCTGTCCATCCTGCTGGGGACGTCGCTTCTGTTGAGTATCCTGCTCACGTTGCTGCTCAACATGATCGGAAGACGATAA
- a CDS encoding cysteine desulfurase codes for MLDVERIREDFPLLTHPPGGKPLAYLDNAATTQKPRSVLEAIERFYTTQNANVHRGAYALAEAATEAYERARRRVADFIGAPGPEAIIFTRNTTEAINLVAYSWGLSRLKPGDEILLTEMEHHANLVPWHLVAERTGARIRAVPLREDLQLDWDAFLQLLSPRTRIVAVTHVSNVLGTVNPISEIVRVAHACGAVVLVDGAQAVPHCRVNVRELEVDFYAFSGHKMCGPTGIGVLYGRPELLEAMPPFLGGGDMINEVWIDRSTYAELPHKFEAGTPHMAGAVGLEAAIAYLEAIGLEAIGSWSCALADRAAEALGQIPGVRVYRPKAGSGVVSFVLAGVHAHDLATVLDCEGVAVRAGHHCAQPLMRRLGLEATTRASFYFYNTDSELELLLEAVRKAAQLFSPLVERELKASARA; via the coding sequence ATGCTCGACGTCGAACGGATCCGAGAGGACTTCCCCCTGCTAACGCATCCGCCCGGGGGAAAGCCCTTGGCGTACCTGGACAACGCCGCCACCACGCAGAAGCCCCGCTCCGTGCTGGAGGCCATCGAACGCTTCTACACGACCCAGAACGCCAACGTGCATCGGGGCGCTTACGCACTGGCCGAGGCGGCAACAGAAGCCTACGAGCGCGCCCGCCGGCGCGTGGCCGACTTCATCGGGGCTCCCGGTCCAGAGGCGATCATCTTCACTCGCAACACGACGGAGGCGATCAACCTCGTGGCCTATAGTTGGGGGTTGAGCCGGCTTAAGCCAGGCGACGAGATCCTGTTAACGGAGATGGAGCATCACGCCAACCTCGTGCCCTGGCATCTGGTGGCCGAGCGCACGGGCGCGCGCATTCGGGCCGTGCCGCTGCGCGAAGACCTCCAGTTGGACTGGGACGCATTTCTGCAGTTGCTTTCGCCTCGCACGCGCATAGTGGCCGTCACGCACGTCTCCAACGTGCTGGGCACCGTAAACCCCATCTCCGAGATCGTCCGCGTCGCGCACGCCTGCGGGGCCGTGGTGCTCGTCGACGGGGCGCAGGCCGTCCCCCACTGTCGCGTAAACGTGCGAGAGCTCGAAGTGGACTTTTACGCCTTCTCCGGGCATAAGATGTGCGGCCCCACGGGTATCGGGGTCTTGTACGGCCGTCCGGAGCTACTGGAGGCGATGCCGCCCTTTCTGGGTGGGGGGGACATGATCAACGAGGTCTGGATCGACCGGTCCACGTACGCCGAACTTCCGCATAAATTCGAGGCCGGCACCCCTCACATGGCGGGGGCTGTAGGGCTAGAGGCCGCGATCGCCTATCTGGAGGCCATCGGATTGGAAGCTATCGGATCTTGGTCGTGCGCGTTGGCCGATCGGGCCGCTGAGGCTTTAGGGCAAATCCCGGGTGTGCGCGTATATCGGCCGAAAGCGGGCTCTGGGGTCGTCTCCTTCGTGTTGGCCGGTGTGCACGCGCACGATTTGGCCACCGTGCTGGACTGCGAAGGTGTGGCCGTCCGGGCTGGTCATCACTGCGCCCAGCCCCTCATGCGCCGGCTGGGCCTAGAGGCCACGACGCGGGCGAGTTTTTACTTTTACAACACGGACTCGGAGCTGGAGCTCCTGCTAGAGGCCGTGCGCAAAGCCGCCCAGCTCTTCAGTCCGCTGGTCGAACGGGAACTTAAGGCCTCAGCGCGCGCATAA